The Fulvivirga ligni genome window below encodes:
- a CDS encoding agmatine deiminase family protein, translated as MKNNSSSPLFQGQTPKELGYYFPAEFAPHEATWLSWPHKEESWPGKIETIYSPYADFIKVLTESEKVRINVCDESMKAKAIGHLQDNNTDLSKVEFFIHPTNDAWCRDHGPAFLINPKAEHKKIIVDWGYNAWGDKYPPYDLDDVVPTKIAEHYNLPVLHPGIVMEGGSVEFNGKGTLLTTTSCLLNENRNPNLNQGQIEEYLHNYYGVDQILWLGDGIVGDDTDGHIDDLTRFVNEDTVVTVVEENKNDENYQPLQENLEELKKIRLLDGKQLNIIELPMPREIIFEDMRLPASYANFYISNEHVIVPTFQDKNDDKALSILSEAFKGRKVIGINSLDIIWGLGSFHCLSQQEPKI; from the coding sequence ATGAAGAATAACAGTTCGTCGCCACTTTTTCAGGGTCAAACACCTAAAGAATTAGGGTATTATTTTCCAGCAGAGTTTGCTCCACATGAGGCCACCTGGCTAAGCTGGCCTCATAAAGAGGAGTCATGGCCTGGCAAAATTGAAACCATCTATAGTCCTTATGCTGATTTCATTAAAGTACTTACTGAAAGTGAAAAAGTAAGGATCAACGTCTGTGATGAGTCAATGAAAGCTAAAGCCATTGGTCATTTACAAGACAACAATACTGATCTTAGTAAGGTCGAATTTTTCATTCATCCTACTAATGATGCATGGTGCAGAGATCATGGGCCGGCATTTTTGATCAACCCGAAAGCAGAACACAAGAAAATTATTGTTGACTGGGGTTATAATGCCTGGGGAGACAAATATCCCCCGTATGATCTGGATGATGTGGTTCCTACTAAAATTGCTGAGCATTACAATTTACCTGTTTTACATCCAGGTATCGTTATGGAAGGTGGTTCTGTTGAGTTTAATGGCAAAGGAACGCTTTTAACTACCACCTCATGCCTACTAAATGAAAACAGAAATCCCAACTTAAACCAGGGGCAGATAGAAGAATATCTTCATAACTATTATGGTGTAGATCAGATCTTATGGTTAGGAGATGGCATAGTGGGTGATGATACTGATGGCCACATAGACGATCTCACCAGATTTGTAAATGAGGACACAGTGGTAACGGTAGTTGAAGAAAATAAAAATGACGAGAACTACCAGCCACTTCAGGAGAATTTGGAAGAACTGAAAAAAATCAGGCTTTTAGACGGAAAACAATTGAATATCATAGAGTTACCTATGCCTAGAGAAATCATTTTTGAGGACATGCGCCTGCCTGCCTCATATGCAAATTTCTATATCAGTAACGAACATGTAATTGTACCAACCTTTCAAGACAAGAATGATGATAAAGCGCTGAGCATCTTATCTGAAGCATTTAAAGGAAGAAAGGTAATTGGTATTAATTCCCTCGATATTATCTGGGGCTTGGGCTCTTTTCACTGCCTGAGTCAGCAAGAACCAAAAATATAG
- a CDS encoding VOC family protein, which produces MKIPEGYNTVMPYLIVIDAAAFKKFMESTFDAKEKMVVMRDNTETIMHGEVTVGESTIMFAQVTEEFKQANAGMFIWVENSDITYQKALDLGSTSIMPPANQDYGRSCGVKDPFGNTWWITSPIN; this is translated from the coding sequence ATGAAAATACCAGAAGGCTATAATACCGTAATGCCCTACCTCATAGTCATAGATGCAGCTGCATTTAAGAAATTCATGGAAAGTACTTTTGATGCCAAAGAAAAAATGGTAGTTATGAGAGACAACACGGAAACGATCATGCACGGCGAGGTGACAGTTGGCGAAAGCACCATTATGTTTGCTCAGGTCACAGAAGAATTTAAACAAGCTAATGCAGGGATGTTCATTTGGGTTGAAAATTCGGATATCACCTATCAAAAAGCTCTTGACTTGGGCTCAACCAGTATTATGCCTCCAGCAAATCAGGATTATGGTCGCTCATGTGGTGTCAAAGATCCTTTTGGCAACACCTGGTGGATAACTTCTCCTATAAATTAA
- a CDS encoding DMT family transporter, producing the protein MKDKTHIQNLFILNITMLIMSTSGVLGRYINMPPPATIWWRCVFGALFLYLFCRWKKNSLKVNLAHDGWALLIGGILLGAHWITYFYALKLSNVAIGMLSLFTYPVFTAFLEPLLLKTKFQPAHILLAFLVLIGIYFLAPEFSLGNDTTLGIICGLVSSIFYTLRNLLLKKKVSRYAGTTLMFYQVIIVACLFWPVFFFNDIRTISGAWMPTIALALITTAIGHTLFVTNLKKFSVTTVSIISGTQPIYGILLGLLFLKEVPQSSTLIGGALILTTVIIESARTKSAQKKEE; encoded by the coding sequence TTGAAAGACAAAACACATATACAAAACCTATTTATACTCAATATTACCATGCTCATTATGAGTACGTCTGGTGTATTGGGAAGATACATCAATATGCCTCCTCCAGCTACCATCTGGTGGAGATGTGTATTCGGAGCTTTATTTTTATATCTATTTTGCCGCTGGAAAAAGAATAGCCTGAAGGTGAATCTGGCCCATGATGGATGGGCATTACTTATAGGAGGCATTTTACTTGGCGCCCACTGGATTACTTATTTCTATGCGCTCAAGCTCTCCAATGTAGCTATTGGGATGCTATCTCTGTTTACTTATCCGGTATTTACCGCCTTCCTGGAACCGTTACTACTGAAAACAAAATTTCAGCCTGCACATATCCTTTTAGCGTTTCTGGTCTTAATTGGTATTTACTTTCTGGCTCCAGAATTTAGCTTGGGGAATGACACTACACTCGGCATCATTTGCGGCTTAGTATCTTCAATTTTCTATACTTTAAGAAACTTACTTCTAAAGAAAAAAGTATCCCGATACGCCGGCACTACGCTGATGTTTTATCAGGTGATAATTGTGGCCTGTTTATTCTGGCCGGTATTTTTCTTTAACGATATCAGAACTATCTCAGGAGCCTGGATGCCTACAATAGCACTAGCATTAATAACTACGGCTATTGGTCATACATTATTCGTTACTAACCTCAAAAAGTTCTCAGTGACCACTGTGAGTATAATAAGTGGAACCCAACCCATTTACGGCATTTTACTAGGGTTACTATTCTTAAAAGAGGTACCTCAAAGCTCCACGCTTATTG
- a CDS encoding carbon-nitrogen hydrolase, translating to MSDKKVKIGTVQMTCSSSPEENLTKAIEKVKEAAAQGAQIVCLQELFRSLYFCDVEDYENFKLAESIPGPSTDALSEVAKELGVVIIASLFEKRAQGLYHNTTAVLDADGTYLGKYRKMHIPDDPGYYEKFYFTPGDLGYKVFKTKFATIGVLICWDQWYPEGARITALKGAEILFYPTAIGWHRDQDIDTNDEQYQAWQTIQRSHSVANGVPVVSVNRVGSEAEMRFWGGSFITNAFGKLLYKASHDQEEVHVQELDLAKSDQYRTHWPFMRDRRIDSYQPITKRFLDEE from the coding sequence GTGAGTGATAAAAAAGTAAAAATTGGTACTGTTCAAATGACTTGTTCTTCTTCACCGGAAGAGAATTTGACCAAGGCCATTGAAAAAGTAAAAGAAGCCGCTGCACAAGGCGCGCAAATCGTTTGTCTGCAAGAGCTATTTCGTTCTTTATATTTCTGTGATGTAGAAGATTACGAAAACTTTAAGCTGGCAGAGTCTATCCCCGGACCATCCACTGATGCCCTTTCTGAAGTAGCTAAAGAGCTAGGCGTGGTGATCATTGCCTCTCTATTTGAAAAGAGAGCACAGGGTCTTTACCACAATACCACAGCCGTATTAGATGCAGATGGCACTTACTTAGGAAAGTACAGAAAAATGCATATTCCTGATGACCCTGGTTACTATGAGAAGTTTTACTTCACACCAGGAGATTTAGGCTATAAAGTCTTTAAAACAAAATTTGCCACCATAGGCGTACTTATATGCTGGGATCAGTGGTATCCTGAAGGAGCCAGAATTACAGCCTTAAAAGGAGCAGAAATCCTCTTCTACCCTACCGCAATAGGATGGCACAGGGATCAGGATATTGATACTAATGATGAACAATATCAAGCATGGCAAACCATACAGCGCTCACACTCTGTAGCGAATGGTGTACCTGTAGTGTCTGTAAACCGGGTGGGCAGCGAAGCCGAGATGAGATTCTGGGGTGGTTCATTTATTACCAATGCCTTTGGAAAACTTCTGTACAAAGCGTCTCATGATCAGGAAGAAGTTCATGTACAAGAGCTTGACCTTGCTAAATCGGATCAATACCGTACGCACTGGCCATTTATGCGAGACAGAAGAATAGATTCATACCAACCCATCACTAAGCGTTTTCTTGATGAAGAATAA
- a CDS encoding FG-GAP-like repeat-containing protein, giving the protein MKAAFTILFLAIGIIAYGQTCPVIDKRNNGNGQANRCAGVSGTPVADNFVGTPYAVVDENLPKTGDITLIYDEPIINPPAIRRIWIGNVLANVVAGPASTPEISGNTTIVKYCFYNENLPPAATYSFEFVNPVNDSLLSICGYSGTDNSSVSPPTILTQPLSQTVCDGENINLSVVAESTNAGALNYQWRKNGVDISGATSKNLNIQQATITDAGQFDCLVGEATGTFVVSDKATIAIIDCSTSNVYMDKCGNGSLINSFTDSWNSAWIDYNNDGWEDLFVVDKNNSGANAIFKNNTGSLGSTTISGITSKEKTAASAWADIDNDGDLDVCIVNATGNASMIYINNGNETFSALPSSGIDVHPQYFHGAAFADFDNDGFVDLILTNFFKTRFHHLYKNNGNNTFSKVENTPVSQVSNRSTTPLLADYNNDGLVDIFIPNGDNQPNSLFKNIGNFQFERITTGSIVTDTDNSVGGAWGDYNGDGFMDLFVTNSSNQNNALYTNNTDGTFTKVTSSITVSDRGHSHGANWIDIDNDTDLDLFVTNDNGPNFLYINDGTGSFTKVTDEEIATDLGLNYGQAWADYNKDGFLDVMLSFHSDQKDRLYCNKQNDNTWTNIRLEGTVSNANGIGAQVRVKTDGTWQLREVNPISGFASQNSLRSHFGLGTATVIDSIEVQWPSGIIQYVTNQASNEFITIVEESASNVQGVVFHDINNNCIQDAGEPSLANIALVIEEQNKIVASDMNGQMAFYLKDGSYTISLLVESNYWNLSCPNSFAVTGSSTNINIPLQAVSNGYDLSIDYTTSAWRRGFTAESVLHYNNLGTEAAYNSYITLTYPASVVINEANYPYTLSGDNEYTFNLGTIEPGASTSIIITDSVTLETTVGQDLLVYSSITATGSDLDESNNSMTESNSIVGAIDPNDIAVLPEGEGADKFVSKNETLTYRIRFQNVGTYYASRVYLSFPISEYLDESTFKTVNSSHNFTYNIDERGILRVSFNNIYLPDSTTNEKDSHGFFKFTIKPHNHLVGGEQIKAVASITFDYEDAISTNVLVNTIKFESKGSTYELHVYPNPSDKAVTLSFDKDFYKYDDYQGISELYVYSIQGKLLHHIQPEGSDYTSIDVSDWNNGQYIIKAIDVRNNIFMGRLMKN; this is encoded by the coding sequence ATGAAAGCAGCTTTTACTATTTTATTTCTCGCTATTGGAATCATAGCTTATGGACAAACTTGTCCAGTTATTGACAAAAGGAATAATGGAAATGGACAGGCCAACCGCTGCGCTGGCGTAAGTGGTACTCCTGTAGCAGATAATTTTGTTGGTACTCCATATGCTGTAGTTGATGAAAATTTGCCAAAAACGGGTGATATAACGCTTATTTACGATGAGCCAATCATAAACCCACCTGCCATACGGAGAATTTGGATTGGCAATGTTCTGGCGAATGTAGTAGCTGGACCAGCCTCTACTCCTGAAATATCTGGCAATACAACTATTGTAAAGTATTGTTTTTACAACGAAAACCTTCCTCCAGCTGCTACCTATTCATTCGAGTTCGTAAATCCTGTCAATGATTCATTGCTTTCAATTTGTGGTTATAGTGGCACTGATAACTCCAGCGTTTCGCCGCCAACCATCCTCACCCAACCTCTTAGCCAAACAGTTTGTGATGGCGAAAATATTAATCTTTCAGTGGTAGCAGAAAGTACTAACGCAGGTGCACTTAATTATCAATGGAGAAAAAACGGAGTAGATATCTCAGGTGCCACTTCAAAAAATTTAAACATACAACAAGCAACTATTACAGATGCAGGGCAATTTGATTGCCTGGTAGGTGAGGCTACTGGTACTTTTGTAGTTTCTGACAAAGCTACCATTGCAATAATTGACTGTAGCACCAGCAATGTTTACATGGACAAATGCGGAAATGGCAGCTTAATAAACTCATTTACGGACAGCTGGAATAGCGCCTGGATAGATTACAATAATGATGGATGGGAAGATCTTTTCGTGGTAGACAAGAATAATTCAGGAGCAAATGCCATTTTTAAAAACAACACCGGCTCACTCGGCAGCACCACAATTTCCGGGATTACCAGCAAAGAAAAAACAGCAGCCAGTGCCTGGGCAGATATTGATAATGATGGCGACTTGGATGTTTGCATTGTTAACGCTACAGGGAATGCCAGTATGATTTATATCAACAACGGTAATGAGACTTTTTCAGCGTTACCATCAAGCGGAATAGATGTGCATCCTCAATATTTTCATGGTGCCGCCTTCGCTGATTTTGATAATGATGGATTTGTGGATTTGATATTAACTAACTTTTTTAAAACGAGATTCCATCACCTTTATAAAAACAACGGCAATAACACCTTTTCAAAAGTAGAGAATACACCAGTAAGTCAGGTAAGCAACCGCTCCACAACTCCGCTTTTAGCAGATTATAATAATGATGGTTTGGTAGATATTTTCATACCAAATGGAGACAATCAGCCAAATTCATTATTCAAAAACATAGGTAATTTTCAATTTGAGCGTATTACCACAGGAAGCATAGTTACTGACACAGACAATTCTGTAGGTGGCGCCTGGGGTGATTACAATGGAGACGGCTTCATGGATCTTTTTGTAACCAACTCTTCTAACCAGAACAATGCACTTTATACCAATAATACTGATGGTACTTTCACAAAAGTCACCAGTTCCATTACAGTATCAGATCGTGGACATAGCCATGGAGCCAATTGGATAGATATTGATAACGATACGGATTTAGATCTCTTTGTAACTAATGACAACGGGCCTAACTTTTTATACATCAATGATGGAACTGGCAGCTTCACCAAGGTTACTGATGAGGAAATAGCTACTGATTTAGGACTTAACTACGGTCAGGCTTGGGCTGATTACAATAAAGATGGCTTTTTAGATGTAATGCTTTCCTTCCATAGTGATCAGAAAGACCGATTGTATTGCAACAAGCAGAATGATAACACCTGGACTAACATAAGACTTGAAGGCACGGTGAGTAATGCCAATGGAATTGGAGCGCAAGTCAGAGTAAAAACCGATGGTACATGGCAACTTAGAGAAGTTAATCCCATTTCAGGTTTTGCCAGCCAGAATAGCTTACGATCGCATTTCGGACTGGGCACTGCCACTGTGATCGACAGTATAGAGGTACAATGGCCTTCCGGCATTATACAATATGTAACAAATCAGGCTTCTAATGAATTCATCACCATAGTGGAAGAAAGTGCCAGCAATGTTCAAGGAGTAGTTTTTCATGATATCAATAACAACTGTATTCAAGATGCCGGCGAGCCTTCTTTGGCAAATATCGCTTTGGTAATCGAAGAGCAAAATAAGATTGTAGCCTCTGACATGAATGGTCAAATGGCCTTTTACCTAAAAGATGGCAGCTATACCATATCATTATTAGTGGAGAGCAATTACTGGAATTTATCTTGTCCTAATAGTTTTGCCGTAACAGGTAGCTCTACTAATATTAATATTCCTCTGCAAGCTGTAAGCAATGGTTATGATCTATCTATTGACTACACTACCAGTGCATGGCGAAGGGGCTTTACGGCCGAATCCGTACTACATTATAATAACCTGGGAACGGAAGCAGCCTATAATTCATATATTACATTGACTTATCCGGCCAGTGTGGTAATTAATGAAGCAAATTACCCCTACACCCTAAGTGGCGACAATGAATACACCTTCAATTTAGGAACAATAGAACCAGGGGCTTCAACCAGCATTATCATCACAGATTCAGTTACTCTTGAGACCACAGTGGGGCAAGATCTATTAGTGTATTCGAGCATTACAGCTACAGGATCTGATCTTGATGAAAGCAATAATTCCATGACGGAAAGCAATAGCATAGTAGGCGCAATAGATCCCAATGACATAGCAGTATTACCTGAAGGCGAAGGTGCTGATAAGTTTGTGAGTAAAAATGAAACACTCACCTACAGAATCCGCTTTCAGAACGTGGGAACGTATTATGCATCAAGGGTTTACCTATCCTTTCCGATTTCAGAGTATCTTGATGAATCCACCTTTAAAACTGTAAATTCAAGCCATAATTTTACTTATAACATCGATGAAAGAGGAATTTTAAGGGTGTCTTTCAATAATATCTACTTACCTGATAGCACCACCAATGAAAAGGACAGTCATGGCTTCTTTAAGTTCACTATTAAGCCTCATAACCATCTGGTGGGCGGAGAACAAATCAAAGCTGTGGCTAGTATCACCTTCGATTATGAAGATGCTATTTCTACCAATGTTCTGGTAAACACTATTAAGTTTGAATCTAAAGGTTCTACTTATGAGCTTCATGTGTATCCTAACCCATCAGACAAAGCGGTAACTCTTTCCTTTGATAAGGATTTTTATAAATACGATGATTACCAGGGCATTTCAGAGTTGTACGTTTATAGCATTCAAGGAAAACTTCTGCACCACATTCAGCCGGAAGGTAGCGATTACACCTCGATAGATGTATCAGACTGGAATAATGGCCAATACATTATAAAGGCCATCGATGTACGAAATAATATCTTCATGGGAAGATTAATGAAGAATTAA
- a CDS encoding helix-turn-helix domain-containing protein — translation MPSQQVLYKTYPPPQRLARYVRMFWVYEINFLQPEPYIYRSVADGGAEILFHYKGPFDEINADRKTRCDRALVHAQTKKFHRFDTEGNFGIFGVYLHPPALAAIFNLPSDELSDEMVNLQTLLGAEGEELTDRIMNARTNEDRVSLLTQFLEKKLLPLQCSSHYIHDAVNHMVRAQGQINVKDMADRYCLSLRQFERKFKACSGFSPKVYSRILRFNEALNSFGRINSLTELAHDCGYYDQSHFIKDFKEFSGYDPSTYFFGNAEGTEYREV, via the coding sequence ATGCCATCCCAACAAGTACTATACAAAACCTATCCCCCACCACAGAGACTGGCGCGTTATGTACGTATGTTTTGGGTGTATGAAATAAACTTCCTTCAGCCGGAGCCTTATATTTATCGGTCTGTGGCCGATGGTGGTGCGGAAATACTCTTCCACTACAAAGGCCCTTTTGATGAAATTAATGCTGACAGAAAAACTAGATGCGATAGAGCACTTGTGCATGCTCAGACCAAGAAATTTCACCGATTTGATACCGAGGGCAACTTTGGCATTTTCGGGGTGTACCTACATCCGCCTGCTTTAGCTGCCATTTTTAATTTACCCTCTGATGAGCTCAGTGATGAAATGGTAAACCTTCAAACCTTACTTGGAGCCGAAGGCGAAGAACTCACAGACAGAATTATGAATGCCAGAACTAACGAGGATCGTGTAAGTCTTCTCACTCAGTTTCTAGAGAAGAAATTACTGCCATTGCAATGTTCCTCGCACTACATTCATGATGCGGTGAATCATATGGTGAGAGCCCAAGGGCAAATTAATGTGAAAGATATGGCGGATCGTTACTGCCTCTCTCTAAGACAATTTGAGCGAAAATTTAAAGCCTGCTCAGGTTTTAGCCCGAAGGTGTATTCAAGGATCCTAAGGTTTAATGAAGCCCTCAATTCTTTTGGCCGGATTAACAGCCTTACCGAGCTAGCACATGACTGTGGCTATTATGACCAATCTCACTTCATCAAAGATTTTAAGGAGTTTTCAGGCTATGATCCCAGCACCTACTTCTTCGGCAACGCTGAAGGAACTGAATATAGAGAAGTTTAA
- a CDS encoding endonuclease/exonuclease/phosphatase family protein: MKKAFRILFSLAAIIVCLATFLSFFGSMIWQLDLFTNFKLQYALSLLLCVIVLSFTNGKRMAIIAGIFLISNAIAVLPHTSKLSSNGANTHLKITSINLLKSNHNYQATINFINTENPDVLVFEEYQKHWHDKLSVALVNYPYKQTVLRGDSFGIAIYSKEKPSSTTTLTLDQSEVPSLLCKFAVNGSEVNVLGTHTLPPTSEYYAVSRNQHLKSISELKIDSLVVIGDLNITPYSSYFKSMIENSDLEDTRNGFGIQASWPSWGWIFRIPLDHCLVSKNLAVADRTIGPYVGSDHYPITVTLAL; encoded by the coding sequence ATGAAAAAAGCTTTCAGAATTTTATTCTCTTTAGCAGCCATTATCGTCTGTCTGGCTACTTTTCTTAGCTTCTTTGGGTCCATGATCTGGCAGCTGGATCTTTTTACAAACTTCAAGCTACAATACGCTCTAAGCCTTTTGCTGTGCGTTATAGTACTCTCATTTACTAACGGCAAGAGAATGGCCATTATAGCCGGCATCTTCCTCATTTCCAACGCCATAGCAGTTTTACCTCATACTTCTAAATTAAGTAGCAATGGTGCTAATACTCATTTAAAAATCACTAGCATCAACCTACTAAAGTCCAATCACAACTATCAGGCTACTATCAATTTCATTAACACTGAAAACCCTGACGTATTGGTATTTGAGGAATACCAAAAACACTGGCATGATAAGCTATCGGTGGCGCTGGTTAATTATCCCTACAAGCAAACTGTATTGAGGGGAGACTCTTTTGGCATAGCCATCTATTCAAAAGAAAAACCGAGCAGCACCACAACCTTAACTTTGGATCAGTCAGAAGTACCTTCTTTACTTTGCAAATTTGCAGTAAATGGCTCTGAAGTCAACGTTCTAGGCACTCATACTCTACCACCCACTTCGGAGTATTACGCCGTATCAAGAAATCAACATTTAAAAAGTATTTCAGAGCTAAAAATTGACTCTTTAGTAGTAATTGGCGATCTCAATATCACGCCATATTCCTCATATTTTAAATCAATGATAGAGAATTCTGATCTTGAGGATACGAGAAATGGCTTCGGAATTCAAGCTAGCTGGCCCAGTTGGGGTTGGATTTTCAGGATCCCGTTAGACCATTGTCTGGTATCTAAAAACTTGGCGGTAGCTGATAGAACCATTGGTCCTTATGTTGGCTCAGATCATTACCCCATCACAGTAACTTTAGCACTTTGA